Proteins found in one Abyssibius alkaniclasticus genomic segment:
- the tssA gene encoding type VI secretion system protein TssA, which translates to MNIDVEALIAPFDGDSPCGEDLEYDPDFVELETLAKPKDEQQVGDAVIAGEAVDFNDVGKRALELLGRSKDLRIAVILAEAALHTEGFAAFGKVMEYIDRALDMYWDTVHPMLDADDDDDPTMRVNAIRGLVGTDTVLRAVRWAPLTLSRGMGRFGLRHVQVAEGENPPAADMDEVPTTAIINGAFADTDPEQMDGIRTGIAKSRDALKQLGKTLDARISSQSPDLSALDKLLFKAQGAVNKALGGGEAEAPAAGDDAPATTGGGGPRPTGGGGGGAIASNDDVIRAIDRICEYYARYEPSSPVPLLMQRARRLVSADFMTIMKDMASGGVEQVATISGISESSDY; encoded by the coding sequence TTGAATATTGATGTAGAAGCCCTCATCGCACCGTTTGACGGGGACTCGCCTTGCGGCGAAGACCTGGAATATGACCCGGATTTTGTCGAGCTTGAAACCCTGGCCAAGCCCAAGGATGAACAGCAGGTTGGCGATGCTGTTATCGCGGGCGAAGCGGTTGACTTCAACGATGTGGGCAAGCGCGCGCTGGAGCTTCTGGGCCGCAGCAAGGATTTGCGCATTGCGGTAATTCTGGCCGAAGCGGCACTGCATACCGAAGGTTTTGCTGCGTTCGGCAAGGTCATGGAGTATATCGACCGCGCGCTCGACATGTATTGGGACACGGTGCATCCCATGCTCGACGCCGATGATGACGATGACCCGACCATGCGTGTGAACGCCATTCGCGGGCTTGTCGGCACCGATACCGTGCTGCGCGCCGTGCGCTGGGCGCCGCTGACGCTTTCACGCGGGATGGGCCGCTTCGGTCTGCGCCATGTGCAGGTGGCCGAGGGTGAAAACCCGCCCGCCGCCGATATGGACGAGGTGCCGACCACGGCGATCATCAACGGTGCCTTTGCCGATACCGACCCCGAGCAGATGGATGGCATCCGCACGGGCATTGCGAAATCACGCGATGCGCTCAAGCAGCTTGGCAAAACGCTCGATGCGCGCATTTCCAGCCAAAGCCCCGATCTTTCGGCGCTCGACAAGCTTTTGTTCAAGGCCCAGGGTGCTGTGAACAAGGCGCTTGGCGGCGGTGAGGCCGAGGCCCCGGCAGCCGGCGATGATGCCCCGGCCACGACCGGCGGTGGCGGCCCGCGCCCGACCGGCGGCGGTGGTGGTGGCGCAATCGCTTCAAACGATGATGTAATACGTGCGATTGATCGCATTTGCGAGTATTATGCCCGTTATGAGCCTTCAAGCCCGGTGCCGCTTTTGATGCAGCGCGCGCGCAGGCTTGTTTCGGCAGACTTTATGACCATCATGAAGGATATGGCTTCGGGTGGCGTGGAACAGGTTGCAACGATCAGCGGGATTAGCGAGTCCAGCGACTATTAA
- the tssB gene encoding type VI secretion system contractile sheath small subunit, with amino-acid sequence MAGSQKFIARNRAPRVQIEYDVEVYGAEKKMQLPFVMGVMSDLSGKSEEPLPAVADRKFLEIDIDNFDDRMKSMKPRVAFSVPNTLTGEGNMPVDITFDSMDDFTPASIARKVEPLRKLLEARTQLSNLMTYMDGKTGAEDLMAKITQDPALLKALAATPKPKSDAAEE; translated from the coding sequence ATGGCTGGCAGCCAAAAGTTTATAGCGAGAAACCGCGCCCCACGCGTGCAGATCGAGTATGATGTAGAAGTTTACGGCGCAGAAAAGAAGATGCAGCTGCCATTCGTGATGGGCGTGATGTCAGACCTTTCCGGCAAGTCGGAAGAGCCACTGCCCGCCGTGGCAGACCGCAAGTTTCTGGAAATCGACATCGACAATTTCGATGATCGCATGAAATCCATGAAGCCGCGCGTGGCCTTTTCGGTGCCCAACACGCTGACGGGCGAGGGCAATATGCCTGTCGATATCACCTTTGACAGCATGGACGATTTTACCCCCGCCTCGATTGCGCGCAAGGTCGAGCCGCTGCGCAAGCTGCTGGAGGCGCGCACCCAGCTTTCCAACCTGATGACCTATATGGACGGGAAAACCGGGGCCGAGGATTTGATGGCGAAAATCACCCAGGACCCGGCGCTGCTGAAGGCGCTGGCCGCCACCCCGAAACCCAAATCTGATGCGGCGGAGGAATAA
- the tssC gene encoding type VI secretion system contractile sheath large subunit, producing MAEAEKQAEGGATKTIFANEEFAGLLQKEFRPKSDSARTAVEQAVKTLAEQALANTNLVSDDALKTIEGIIAAIDKTLTAQVNEILHHEDFQKLESAWRGLSYLVNNTETDEMLKIRVLNISKKDLGKTLKKFKGTAWDQSPIFKKLYEEEYGQFGGAPYGCLMGDYYFDHSPPDVELLGEMSKIAAAAHAPFLTGAEPTLFQMDSWSELANPRDLTKIFQTPEYAAWRSLRESQEAQYVGLAMPRFLGRLPYGSKTDPVEDFSFEEDTDGSDHSKYGWVNAAYGMATNITRSFKMYGWCTRIRGVESGGTVENLPTHTFPSDDGGVDMKCPTEIAISDRREAELANNGLMPLIHRKNSDMAAFIGAQSLHKPAEYDDPDATANANLGARLPYLFATCRFAHYLKCIVRDKLGSFKEREAMQNWLQEWINNYVDFNADISSEEVKAERPLAAAEVVVEEVEGNPGYYSSKFFLRPHYQLEGLSVSLRLVSKLPSEKG from the coding sequence ATGGCTGAAGCTGAAAAACAAGCCGAAGGTGGGGCAACGAAAACCATCTTTGCGAATGAGGAATTTGCAGGCCTGCTGCAAAAGGAGTTTCGCCCGAAATCCGACTCGGCGCGCACTGCGGTTGAACAGGCGGTAAAAACCCTGGCCGAGCAGGCGCTGGCCAATACGAATCTGGTATCGGATGACGCGCTGAAGACCATCGAAGGCATTATCGCCGCGATCGACAAGACGCTGACCGCACAGGTGAATGAAATTCTCCATCACGAAGATTTTCAGAAGCTGGAAAGCGCCTGGCGCGGCCTGTCCTATCTGGTGAACAACACCGAAACCGACGAAATGCTGAAAATTCGCGTGCTGAACATTTCCAAGAAGGATTTGGGCAAGACGCTGAAAAAGTTCAAAGGCACCGCTTGGGACCAGTCGCCGATTTTCAAGAAGCTGTATGAAGAAGAATATGGCCAGTTCGGTGGCGCGCCCTATGGCTGCCTGATGGGCGATTACTATTTCGACCATTCACCGCCCGATGTGGAACTGCTTGGCGAGATGTCGAAAATCGCCGCTGCGGCACATGCCCCCTTCCTGACCGGGGCCGAGCCGACATTGTTCCAGATGGATAGCTGGTCGGAGCTTGCCAATCCGCGCGATCTGACCAAAATCTTCCAGACACCGGAATATGCCGCATGGCGCAGCCTGCGCGAAAGCCAGGAAGCGCAATATGTCGGCCTTGCCATGCCGCGCTTCCTGGGCCGTTTGCCCTATGGCTCCAAAACCGACCCGGTCGAGGATTTCTCGTTCGAGGAAGACACCGATGGCTCGGACCATTCCAAATATGGCTGGGTGAACGCCGCCTATGGCATGGCCACGAACATCACGCGTTCGTTCAAAATGTATGGCTGGTGCACGCGAATCCGCGGTGTTGAAAGCGGCGGCACGGTTGAAAACCTGCCCACGCATACTTTCCCGTCGGATGATGGGGGCGTGGACATGAAATGCCCGACCGAGATTGCGATTTCCGACCGTCGTGAGGCAGAGCTTGCCAATAACGGCCTGATGCCGCTGATTCACCGCAAGAACTCGGATATGGCGGCCTTTATCGGCGCGCAATCGCTGCACAAACCCGCCGAATATGACGATCCGGACGCGACCGCCAACGCCAATCTTGGTGCGCGTCTGCCCTATCTGTTTGCCACCTGCCGCTTTGCGCATTATCTGAAATGTATCGTGCGCGACAAGCTCGGCTCGTTCAAAGAGCGCGAAGCCATGCAGAACTGGCTACAGGAATGGATCAACAACTATGTTGATTTCAACGCCGACATTTCGTCGGAAGAGGTAAAGGCTGAAAGACCGTTGGCCGCTGCTGAAGTGGTCGTCGAGGAGGTCGAGGGCAACCCCGGTTATTACTCTTCGAAGTTCTTCCTTCGCCCGCACTATCAGCTGGAGGGGCTGTCAGTTTCGCTACGTTTGGTTTCGAAACTACCGTCAGAAAAAGGCTGA
- a CDS encoding type VI secretion system tube protein Hcp produces MAFDAFAFFTASADKDKVPGETLDAGYKDKGAWELISFSFGAENVINIGSSSGGGGAGKATFKEFSMTKKTDTGSPGIFQQLCVGRHFDEMLVELRRSGGAADKSGAIFMRFSFKHVMVQDIEWSGSDGDDICEESITYQYGAMKVEYIPQKVDGSMDTGKTKKAEWSRVLNTAKYAVA; encoded by the coding sequence ATGGCATTTGACGCATTTGCATTTTTTACAGCCAGTGCTGACAAAGACAAGGTTCCCGGCGAAACGCTTGACGCTGGCTACAAAGACAAGGGCGCATGGGAGCTGATCAGCTTTTCCTTCGGCGCCGAAAACGTGATCAATATCGGTTCTAGCTCGGGCGGCGGTGGCGCTGGTAAAGCCACCTTCAAAGAGTTCAGCATGACCAAGAAAACCGACACAGGCTCGCCGGGCATTTTCCAGCAGCTCTGCGTTGGCCGCCATTTCGACGAAATGCTGGTCGAGCTTCGCCGTTCCGGCGGTGCTGCCGATAAATCCGGCGCGATCTTCATGCGCTTCTCCTTCAAACACGTCATGGTGCAAGACATTGAATGGTCTGGCTCGGACGGTGATGACATCTGCGAAGAAAGCATCACCTACCAGTATGGCGCGATGAAGGTCGAATACATCCCGCAGAAGGTGGATGGTTCGATGGATACCGGCAAAACCAAAAAAGCCGAATGGAGCCGCGTGCTCAACACTGCGAAATACGCGGTCGCCTAA
- a CDS encoding type VI secretion system accessory protein TagJ, whose translation MSVAAEDILKTGSIAETMAALTDQVRKNPADARGRIFIFQMYCVLGAWEKALTQLKVCGELDAGTLSMVQTYREAIACEMMREKVFAGKKAPLVFGQPENWIALLIQALEPAARGDGAAAAALREKAFEDAPAIDGTLNGEPFAWVADADSRLGPVCELILNGKYYWAPFSNIKRIQIEEPTDLRDRVWTPANIMFATGGESVAFIPTRYPGAGASDSDDVRLARLTDWQDIGAETYLGAGQKLFATDGGDFGVMDIRALDLNLPEPEEMPEDEAEAEVKDG comes from the coding sequence ATGAGTGTGGCTGCTGAAGATATTCTGAAAACGGGCAGCATTGCTGAAACTATGGCCGCCCTGACCGACCAGGTGCGCAAAAACCCCGCCGATGCGCGCGGGCGGATTTTCATCTTTCAAATGTATTGTGTGCTGGGTGCCTGGGAAAAGGCGCTGACCCAGCTCAAGGTTTGTGGCGAGCTTGACGCCGGCACCCTGTCGATGGTGCAAACCTATCGCGAGGCGATTGCCTGCGAAATGATGCGCGAAAAGGTCTTTGCCGGTAAAAAGGCGCCGCTGGTCTTTGGCCAGCCGGAAAACTGGATCGCGCTGCTTATTCAGGCGCTGGAGCCTGCCGCGCGTGGGGACGGCGCCGCCGCTGCCGCCTTGCGTGAAAAAGCCTTTGAGGACGCACCCGCCATTGATGGCACGCTGAACGGTGAACCTTTCGCGTGGGTCGCCGATGCCGATAGCCGCCTTGGCCCGGTTTGCGAGCTTATCCTGAACGGCAAGTATTACTGGGCGCCGTTTTCCAATATCAAACGCATCCAGATCGAAGAGCCGACAGATTTGCGCGACAGGGTCTGGACCCCTGCCAATATCATGTTCGCCACGGGCGGTGAATCGGTCGCCTTCATTCCCACGCGCTACCCCGGCGCCGGGGCTTCAGACAGTGATGATGTGCGCCTTGCACGGCTGACCGACTGGCAGGATATTGGCGCGGAAACCTATTTGGGCGCCGGCCAGAAGCTGTTTGCCACCGATGGCGGCGATTTCGGCGTGATGGATATTCGCGCGCTGGACTTGAACCTGCCCGAGCCCGAAGAGATGCCGGAAGATGAGGCTGAAGCCGAGGTGAAGGATGGCTAA
- the tssE gene encoding type VI secretion system baseplate subunit TssE, producing MANQGDLERLQPSLLDRLTDDNPSEVKESARERVIDMRRLKEIVMRDLGWLLNTVNQDLAIPADTYPYAAKSTLNYGITDVSGKRAVEARPYELERMLHAAIEAFEPRIIKGSLQVDLSAGDIGAASRIVFNINADLWAEPVPMEVYLRTELDVASGNMVVNKA from the coding sequence ATGGCTAATCAGGGCGATCTTGAGCGGCTTCAACCCTCGCTGCTCGACCGATTGACCGATGACAACCCTTCGGAGGTAAAGGAATCGGCGCGCGAGCGGGTGATCGACATGCGCCGGCTGAAAGAGATCGTCATGCGCGATCTTGGCTGGCTGCTCAACACCGTGAACCAGGATCTTGCCATCCCGGCCGATACCTACCCCTATGCGGCAAAATCCACGCTGAATTATGGCATTACCGATGTATCGGGCAAGCGCGCGGTCGAGGCGCGGCCCTATGAATTGGAGCGGATGCTGCACGCCGCCATCGAAGCCTTCGAGCCGCGTATCATAAAGGGCAGTTTGCAGGTTGACCTGTCGGCCGGTGATATCGGGGCCGCGTCGCGGATTGTGTTCAATATCAACGCCGATCTTTGGGCGGAGCCCGTGCCGATGGAGGTGTATCTGCGCACCGAACTCGATGTCGCATCGGGCAATATGGTGGTGAACAAGGCCTGA
- the tssF gene encoding type VI secretion system baseplate subunit TssF gives MDTRLLKHYEQELAYMREMGEEFAESYPKIAARLGMDGIEIRDPYVERLMEGFAFMAARVQLELDLQYPVLTQHLLEIVYPHYLAPTPSMMIAKFVPDPAQGGMDEGFLMKRGATLRSPLSAGDVTACQFTTAHDVTLWPIEIAEAEYIDGRGDVVAAGLGGNKEAKAAVRLRLRALGQAKLGELPLDKLTLFMTGTGWQPWRLYEHLANDGVGIGGRSINRRADWSHVNPPGGIAAKGFAPNEAMLPFPGQSFDGYRLLQEYFALPNRFFFVELSGLKPIIKKVQKENAVDIYILLSQSVGSLKTLIEPASFELFATPAINLFEKRCDRVHVDGRDVDYHVVPDRTAPLDFEIFEIQDVRGISAEGKDDVPFQAFYSANDFTAAGESHSAYYTLRRRMRQRSERQRLKGTRTSYLGSDTFINMVDQNQAPYGPDIDQLAIKAICSNRDLPLLLNTGKPEGDFVLPDGGPVKATVAITPITRPRASLAVESDSAWRLISHLSLNYISISQTDRGEPASALRELLGVYGPLGDKALSKQLEGITKLSTRPIVRRMADGVLSTAVRGLEVTIEFDESFYEGTGVYLLGAVLQQFFARYVAVNSFTETVIISPDRGEIARWPAMSGRRQVL, from the coding sequence ATGGACACCCGGCTTCTCAAACATTATGAACAGGAACTCGCCTATATGCGCGAGATGGGCGAGGAATTCGCCGAGAGCTACCCGAAAATCGCCGCCCGCCTTGGCATGGACGGGATCGAAATTCGCGACCCCTATGTCGAACGGCTGATGGAAGGCTTTGCCTTCATGGCGGCCCGCGTGCAGCTTGAACTCGATCTGCAATATCCGGTGCTGACCCAGCATTTGCTGGAAATCGTCTATCCGCATTACCTGGCCCCGACACCTTCGATGATGATCGCCAAATTCGTGCCCGACCCGGCACAGGGCGGCATGGATGAAGGCTTTCTGATGAAGCGCGGCGCGACCCTGCGCAGCCCTTTGAGCGCGGGCGATGTGACCGCCTGCCAGTTTACCACCGCGCATGATGTAACGCTTTGGCCAATCGAAATTGCCGAGGCCGAATATATCGACGGGCGCGGGGATGTGGTTGCCGCCGGGCTTGGTGGCAATAAAGAGGCCAAGGCCGCCGTGCGCCTGCGCCTCAGAGCCCTTGGTCAGGCCAAGCTGGGTGAATTGCCGCTGGATAAGCTGACCCTGTTCATGACCGGCACCGGCTGGCAGCCCTGGCGGCTTTACGAGCATCTGGCCAATGATGGCGTGGGCATCGGTGGCCGCTCCATCAACCGCCGTGCCGATTGGAGCCATGTGAACCCGCCCGGCGGCATTGCGGCCAAAGGCTTCGCCCCCAACGAGGCGATGTTGCCCTTCCCCGGCCAAAGCTTTGATGGCTATCGGCTGTTGCAGGAATATTTCGCCCTGCCGAACCGGTTTTTCTTTGTCGAACTGTCCGGGCTGAAGCCGATCATCAAGAAGGTTCAGAAGGAAAACGCGGTCGATATCTATATTCTGCTGTCACAATCGGTTGGCAGTTTGAAAACCCTGATCGAGCCTGCGAGTTTCGAGCTTTTTGCCACGCCTGCCATCAACCTGTTTGAAAAACGCTGCGACCGCGTGCATGTCGATGGGCGCGATGTGGACTATCACGTTGTGCCCGACCGCACAGCACCACTGGATTTCGAGATATTCGAAATTCAGGATGTGCGCGGGATCAGCGCCGAGGGCAAGGATGACGTGCCGTTTCAGGCCTTCTATTCGGCCAATGATTTTACCGCCGCCGGTGAAAGCCACAGCGCCTATTACACCTTGCGCCGCCGGATGCGCCAGCGCAGCGAACGCCAGCGGTTGAAGGGCACGCGCACCTCGTATCTGGGCAGTGATACCTTCATCAACATGGTCGACCAGAATCAGGCGCCCTATGGGCCGGATATCGACCAGCTTGCGATCAAGGCGATCTGCTCCAACCGCGACCTGCCGCTTTTGCTGAATACCGGCAAGCCGGAGGGCGATTTTGTGCTGCCCGATGGCGGCCCGGTGAAGGCAACCGTGGCCATCACCCCCATCACCCGCCCGCGCGCCAGCCTTGCGGTGGAAAGCGACAGTGCCTGGCGGCTGATCTCGCATCTCAGCCTCAACTATATCTCCATATCGCAAACCGATCGGGGCGAGCCTGCCTCGGCCCTGCGCGAGTTGTTGGGCGTCTATGGCCCCCTGGGTGACAAGGCGCTGTCAAAGCAGCTTGAGGGCATTACAAAACTGTCGACCCGCCCGATTGTGCGGCGCATGGCCGATGGGGTGCTTTCAACCGCCGTGCGCGGGCTGGAAGTGACGATTGAGTTTGACGAAAGTTTTTATGAGGGCACCGGCGTTTACCTGTTGGGCGCGGTGCTGCAACAGTTTTTTGCGCGGTATGTTGCGGTGAATTCCTTTACCGAAACCGTTATTATCAGCCCCGACCGAGGAGAGATTGCCCGATGGCCAGCGATGAGCGGGAGGCGCCAGGTGCTGTAA
- the tssG gene encoding type VI secretion system baseplate subunit TssG, giving the protein MASDEREAPGAVSPVSRLGEHPEHYHVFQALRLIEAAYGDSPRLGRSTRPKQDPVRLKQRVDMAFAPSTITKFRPRAGKNGAPGEVVQLMFGMFGPNGPLPLHLTEYTRNRVHSHRDPTMSAFADIFHHRMLSLLYRAYASASPAASFDRHGEDDPFADMVASLVGLKGRSFDGRDEMPDLAKLRYAGRLAQGAKNEEGLVALVAGYFGTPARLETFIGCWLELDRQDTWQLGDARNPARLGQTCSLGSKVWTRHAKFRFAIGPVSLADYKRLLPDGTSLGRLRALVRNYLGDTYDWDVNLILKKGEAEPLKLGEQGQLGWTTWLGNTPKDRDLDDLYLNPHSSPHVSAA; this is encoded by the coding sequence ATGGCCAGCGATGAGCGGGAGGCGCCAGGTGCTGTAAGCCCGGTTTCCCGGCTTGGCGAGCATCCGGAACACTACCATGTCTTTCAGGCGTTGCGCCTGATCGAGGCCGCCTATGGTGACAGCCCGCGCCTTGGGCGCTCGACCCGTCCCAAGCAGGATCCGGTGCGCCTCAAGCAGCGGGTGGATATGGCCTTTGCGCCCTCGACCATAACCAAATTCCGGCCGCGCGCGGGCAAGAACGGCGCGCCGGGCGAGGTGGTTCAGCTGATGTTCGGCATGTTCGGCCCCAACGGCCCGCTGCCGCTGCACCTGACCGAATACACCCGCAACCGTGTGCATTCGCACCGCGACCCGACCATGTCGGCCTTTGCCGATATTTTCCATCACCGAATGCTGAGCCTGCTTTACCGCGCCTATGCCTCGGCCAGCCCGGCGGCCAGCTTTGATCGGCACGGCGAAGATGACCCTTTTGCCGATATGGTGGCATCGCTGGTCGGGCTGAAGGGCCGCAGCTTTGACGGGCGCGATGAAATGCCCGACCTTGCCAAGCTGCGCTATGCCGGGCGGCTGGCACAGGGGGCAAAAAACGAAGAAGGGCTTGTGGCGCTGGTGGCCGGCTATTTCGGCACACCCGCCCGGCTGGAAACCTTTATCGGCTGCTGGCTGGAACTGGACCGGCAAGACACATGGCAGTTGGGCGATGCGCGCAACCCCGCACGGCTGGGGCAGACCTGCTCGCTTGGCTCCAAGGTCTGGACCCGCCATGCCAAATTCCGCTTTGCCATCGGCCCGGTTTCACTGGCCGATTACAAGCGCCTTTTGCCCGATGGCACAAGCCTGGGCCGTTTGCGCGCGCTTGTGCGCAACTATCTGGGCGACACATATGATTGGGATGTCAACCTGATCCTCAAGAAGGGCGAAGCCGAGCCGCTGAAACTGGGTGAGCAAGGCCAGTTGGGCTGGACAACCTGGCTGGGCAACACACCAAAAGACCGGGATCTTGATGATCTCTACCTCAATCCGCATTCAAGCCCGCATGTAAGCGCCGCATAA